The Athene noctua chromosome 8, bAthNoc1.hap1.1, whole genome shotgun sequence region CAAGTCACCTGGCAGCCCCGCAGTTCCTCTGTCTGAATGGTTCGATGCCTGGCTGGGGCTCTGCCTGCACTGTCCCGGTGACCAGGAGTGTGACCTTTGTCCCCCAAAAGGGACAGAGGGACTCAAACCTTAGAGCCCTCCTGTCCCCCTCCCAGCGCTGCTTGGGGAGGACAGAGCTGGGTGAGGTGGGACGAGATGGTGCTGACCCcacaggctgcctgcctgctgccacgCGCTGCCCGCCTCTGCTGCCTGCATCCACGGAAAGGTAAGAGTAGCAAAGCAGGCACTGAACATAACGTGGCCCTGGGCTGTTTGTGCGCCTTTTGTTCGTCAGTAACCTTCGTGAATCAGCTAATTAACCGCATTAGGCCAGCTCTGCTTCCCCGCCTGAGTGTTATTGGGCAGGGCAGATCTGGGGCAGCACGCCAGCGGGAGCCCCAGTCAGCTTTGCCAGGCAGTCGGGCAGCTGAGAGCTCCCATGGTGGCCAGGGAAGGTGCCTGGGTGGCAGCCGGGGTAGGTAACACCCTGATGGGCTGCTGGCAATGGGCAGCGAGGGTGTGAGAGTCCAGCAACTGCTGTGTGGGGGGGAAGAGCTGACCCTGTCCCCCCATCACGCTTATCGCAGCACGCAGGCAAGAGCCCAGGGCACCCAGGGTCAGGGTCCTGCTCTGCAGCCAGCCCCGTAGCCCCATCGATGGGTGATTTTTTTGCCATAAACCATACCCATGCTTCAGGGTGCCTGTATTGTGTGATGGACCCCAAAACCATGCAGAGAGCTTCCCTAAGGCCAGAAGCGTGTTGTGCATCACCATTCTCCTGTGCTGCCTCACTACTTTTACCCAGCAGTTGTGCAACACCCCAGCTTGGAGGGCTCCCAGGTGAAGACGTGGCTGAAGGGCAGTGAGGATGAAACTTGCTGACGGGCTGGCGGGGCGGCTCGCAGCCCTCCCAATGTAGGGAGCTGGCGGGGAGCAGCCTCCTGAGCACGTTCCCTGCCCCAAGGCTCTTGCAGAAACAAACGCCCTCTGCGTGCTGGCAGCTGGAAGGCTCTCGTGCCCACCACGGGAGCTGCTGAGACCAAAACTCCCCAGCTGTGAACAATGAGCCGGGGAACGCCGCAGCTGCCGGCTGGGGTTCacccgcggcggaggcggcggctgctgctgaaTCCGGCCGGTTCCCGCTCCCGAGCTCCACTTGGCCGGTCAGATGCCGGCGGCTCCAGTGAGAGTCAGAAGCAGCAGGTCCAGGTGAGCCAGGGTTTTTGCAAGCAGCTGAGCTCTGGGAAGAGCCCTGCATTATGAGAGGCTCCTCACCTGGCCCAGCCAGGTCCTACCCCCCCAGAATTGCCCCTCTCGCCACCCCAGAGCCTTCCCCTCATGCAGAGCCTGGTGTGTGGACCAGGCTGgaggaggttttcctgccccaAAGATGCGTGCCAAGGCTGTGAGCTCTCAGGTGAGAACTTTCTTGGTAAATAAAAGGGGGAATCGCTGTGTTGCTCCCCCCACCACCTGCCTTTGCCCAGAGGGTGTGATGGGGCTGCCCTCAGGCCGTTGCCAGAACCACCCCAGGCACACGGATGGGTGGTGACAGTGGTCACACACACACCTCCGAcctcctgccctgctcttgcCCTTTCCAGCCCCACTTTTCCCTTTGCTGGTGCCTTTTCTGCCCCAGTGCCAACGGCCCTGTGCAAGGGACCTGAGAGCTGCTGGCGCCACGCCTGGGCCCCGGGGATGGGACGTGCTGAGGGCAGCGCGTTGGCCGTGGCTCCTGCCCCTTCTCCAGGGCTCCCAAATCCCCATCAGCGCCACGGGGAGGGGACCCGCAGGTGTCTGGAGGGCACGGGCTCCTGCTCTGAGCACCTGTGGGCCCTTCACCTGGATTTTGGGTGGTGTCTGGTCAGACCATGCTGTGCCCCCCTGCCCTACCGGGGCCTTTCTGCCGGCTGGATCCGGGCCCCTGCTCTCCCCCGGGCCCGGCGTTTGCTTCATCGGTTCTTTAAGGGaggctggggggactgggagaggctgGTCCAGTGACGGGAGCGGGTAAATTGCCAGCTATTTCCCACGGAGCCACTTGAGGGCGGCAACGAGCCGCCGCAGAGctgccgccgcggggccggccaGCTCGAACTGGGTCAACTGGGCGAACTGGGGCGGGCGGGAAGGGAAGGGGCTCCCCGGGCCGTCTCAGGACCCGCGTCCCTCCAGGGCCCGCTGTAAGAGCAGCTCACCCCGCGGGGGCCGCAGCCACGCGTGTCAGTGGCCATCTAAAACCGCTCGGAGACCTGCAGCGTGTGGGGctctgccggggaggggggggcatcCCCGCAGGAGCCGGGCATGCCCGTAAGGTTAAGTGGGCGCAAGAATTGGCAGCTTGTTTGCTGTTAGAGGAAAAAGCATCCAGGTTAAGTTCGGTCTCGTGGGGAGCACCCGCTGCTGCAGGGCAaagccccccccccggccctcggCTGAAGCTCAGCTTGGCGAGAGGAGACGCTTCTCCCGACACCTCCTGTGCGTGTGCCCAGCACAGCACCTGTCCTCGAACTGAGAGGTACCTGCTCTCAGGGCCCTCCAACTTTTATATTTCCTCTTTGGAtactttttctctcccctttgaCGGCGATCGCATCGCTGGGTGTCATTCATGCTGGGTGTGGAAGGCAGTTTCAGCTGCTCTCTCTCCACGGCTGCAGAGGAGACTCTGCCCCATGGGCCCAGCAGGCTGAAATCCAGCAGCTCATGAGAGGGCTTGTGAGGCAGCTGCTACAATGGCTAACGCTCTTCTCATGGGGATTAAAGGTCCAACTTCAAttcaccttgaaaaaaaaaaataaatgctgtctCTCCCACATATGCTCAGTGGCTGAATTGAGGATCTTAAATGACACGTTTCACCTCCCTGTGACAGTCCCGGGAATCTCAAGCCCAGCCACAGGACAGGCAGATCAAGGTGTCAAGAGATCATAAAGCTGCCTGTGATGTTTaagagcaggagctggaggtgCCACCTTCCCAAGGTTTACACGTGCTAGAGCAAATTATAAACAACAAGAGGAAAGAGTAGTGGTAGGGCTCGAGAAGCCTGTCGTAGCGAAATTGTCACCATGTGTCATTAAAGCCACGTGTGTGGGGAGATTGTTGGCGTCAGCAACCGCAGCCAGAGCTGCGCTTCAgggcacccagcccagcccaggactGAGGCTGGTGGGCTCAGGGGAACACAGGATTTCCAGGGGGGGTTTGACTGTTCCAAGGAACTTAGAAAAGCAGAACAGCGTGCAGTGCTGCTCAAGAAACTGGTGACTGGGCACGCAGGATTAATGGACAGAAACGAGGCCAAGGAGAAACATGGGTGGGAGCAGTCAGGAAACCTTTCCTGCATGGTCAGCTGGAGGAAGAGAAATTTAACAAGGGTACAAGGGCTGTGGAAAGGCCAGTTCTGCTGCTGGCTTGAGTGATCAGTTTGTGCCTGCCTtatcacagaaaggaaaatgcacaGACCTAACATTTCTTCCCTTCTTTGGACGGTAGGAATGTTTTAATtgagaaatttgttttaattacattAGGTGATATCACAGTCTATTTTACAAGTTCAGGGTAAGAGGATGTGTGGACCAGTTACACAGAAATCCAGTGAAAGGATAAAAACCTACaacatgagaaaaatgaaaaggttAACTTAATCCCCCAAAAATGAAACGCATTGAGAGTTTGGTGTGAGTGGAAATGGGAGATTATAACAGGATCCAGAGAAGTACAAAGGATGAAACTAACATAATTTACAGTATTGGTTCTGCATGACCACCGTTTGCCCGTGTTCAGAGACAGCCTCTATTCCCCAGTGCACCGCTGAGCAGATGGTCCTGTCTCTGAGGGTTTGGTCTGGTCTTGtcagagaagaaagcaaataaCTGATGGGCAAAGGTCACAACCCACGTTGAGCTGGTCCCCAGGGTCACCACCTACAGGAGTGTCTTCCACTGGATAGTCGGGGGGTTCTGCACCAAGAACTGTATGGAGGAAAACTAAAACAGCTCCAAAAAGCCCCATCTCAAACGTAGAAAAGTCTCACTCTGGAAGTGCTTACGAGAAGATCGTCATCATAGAATTTGGTTTCTATAATAACATTACCACtgtggagggagaagaggagaaagaagaggtaTTAGAACAATGCATGAACAGTAGAAAACAACTGCTCCCCTCactgctctgcccagcctgggctgACACCTTGCCCCTGCAACAGGAGCTGGGGTTTGGAGCTGCGTGCGGTGAGCACTGAGCTCTGTTCCGGGCCGTCAGGGCTGCAGGAGCTCTCCACTGCGTTCCTACGTGGAGCAGCTCCCCCATCCCTCCCGTGTCACCCCTTTTCTGGGCACAGTTACCACGCAGGCTGCAGAGGGCTCACAAACAGCAAACTTCTGCTCACGTCTGTTGCTAAAAATAAACTAGCAGTCCCAGAACCTTCAGGCCCCTCTCTTTTTGCAGTGAATTGTGAAAACCAATGggaattctttttttattccccatCTCTGTCCTCTACTGCTGAGCAAGCTACTTCAAGCAACTTAGGATGTCATTTCCCTCAAGCCATGCTTAAATGCAAACACACAAGCATATTTATACAAACTGCAATGGAAATGTAGATTTGGGTGTGACAAAAGTTCTGATGATTTAAGGTGCTGACTTTGAGGTTTTGGTAGACAAAAGAACTTTGGCTCTTGAAAATCCGAAGAGCAGTTCCATCCCCACGGTGGCTCTTGATATCTGTAAATGCTGGCAAAGCTGAACCTGGCAAGAACGTAAGGTTTTTGCTGTGGCGTGGCTAATGCTTGAACTCAAATGTCAGGGAATGTTCTCAGTCTGACATTCAGTCATCCTGGGAATCCTTTGTGCAGAGTGCCTCACTTACCACCAAATACCACATCTCCATTCTCCCCTGCTATGGAAACACTGAGACAAACATGAGGTCTTTGGGAATATCAGAAAGTGAGGGGCTCTTCAAGTCTTGGCAGCTGAAAAAAGCTGATTTCTTTGGGCCACAAAAAAACTTTTGGATTTCTTTGGGCTGGTGATTCTACTGAAAAGCCTCAAGAATAACTTTAGGACACTTCCATGAATAGGAGAGATATCTGGGCTGACCATGACAAGTGGACAGACTCCAGGGAAAGAATGTGACACTGGAAAATCCTCAAGGTCATTTGAGAACTGGACTCTCTCAACTCCCAGTCCTGAAAATGCCTTGATTTCCCAAAATAGACAAAAGTAACTTGTcagatttctttatttcttcactCTGATTCCCAAATCTGGCTCCTCCTGTCCTGCCTGAAAGCCACTGGCTCTGGAAGCCAAGGACATGTGTAGCACCTACATGGTCCCGAGCAGACTGTGCCAGGGAGCAGTGTTTGAACACTGATGGCTCTCTCCGAGTCCACGCTCTCTTTGAAACATGCTGTGAATAGAAATCAGTGACGGTAGTTCCCATCCTGGTGCCTCCTCTATGCGACTGGCTTTACTCCAGACAGGGAACAAGAGGGAAAATGCTGGAGAGGGTCTTCCAGAGGACACAGTGACCTTGCGGTGAGACTGCCTCTCCCTGTCTGCCTCTCGTTGGCAGGAGGATTCCCATACCCTTCTGTCTCTGCTGGCAACGTGCTCCTCGTGTGCTTGCCAGCCCCCATCTAGCACTGCAGGGAGGGTGTTTTTTTGTCAGTGATTACAGCTTCCCAGGGGCCTCCCTCAAGGAACCTTTTCCATCCCCCACCAAAGCTTGTGCCTCGCTGTCCACCCCCAGAGCAACGCCCAGCGTGCGTTATTCTGACACAAGTCCTAGGGGTCACTGACCTACTCACAAGTCAGTGTGCAAACACTGGCCAGCACTGGACATTTCTGGGGAAAGTGTGTGAATACCATTACAGGTGACTGCAAAATGACTGTTTCCTACCTGTTAAGGGTATTTTATCCCCGAATACAACTCTGTGTGACTAAACACACAGTTTATAAGCCAACGTGAGACTTTGAAAGCTTGGCAAAATGGTACAGTGATGAAACAAACACTACAACAGCTCCTATGGTGATATATTACATGAAAAACAACCACCTTGGAAAAAGTGAGTGATCAATAGCTGGATTTGAAAATggcccaaacatttttttttatctctggaTGTAAGGGGTAATTCGGCTGTAAAGCATTATAAAATCCTTTCACAgttcatctttcaaaaaaattaagCAACTAATAAAGGATCAGTTCCACTTTCTCCAAACTTGTACTGCTCTATTAATGCAAATTGGACCTATGGGAAAAAAGGTAATGAGGTTGGCTTAGCCCTTTTCATCTCTCAACAACTAACAGTAGTGAGGGTGATTCAGAGTTGGTAGCAGCTCCCTCTCTTCATTCCCACTGTGGTCCCCAAGGAAATGCcacactgcttttatttttgcctgCTCTCAGAGTCTGTAAGCCCAAGGCACTCACGTTAAAACGTTAGCTGGCATCATCTGTGATTCAGGTGCTGCCTCTATCAAGGACTGCCAAGTGTTTGTGGAGTTAGGAATCACAAAACCGAATTCAAAGAACCATTCTGCAAAGTAAAAAGAAGATCCAGAGGCatttgaaagaagataaaatcCACAAATGGTCCTTTTGCTTTTCACCTGACAGACTGGGGAACTCCCTAAActgtcctgctgtgctgccaacattttacatttaaattacttGTATGTCTTAAACTGCACTGAACCCTGCCCTCCTCTTAAAGCAGATACTCCCTTTTCTAAAATAGCTGATGGTAATGATAAAGCCACACCACTTCCTTAGCATTCAGTGGAAATTTCATCACACCTAATTGGAAACAGGGAAACCACACTCCCCCTCTGCAGGCTGGATCGAGTTGAGATTAAGTGTAGAACTGGTTGCCCAAAAGACAAGGAGCTCACTGTTTTatctccccctcctctgccccagatTAAGAGTAATACTGCAGTGAGGGAGGTCAGATGTGCAGCTATGGAGTCACAGGGACAACACTCGGTGGCACTGCTGTAACCAAAGTAAACCTTTAGTCCAGCCTCCAGTCTGGTGGTGGCCAGCACTAGGTGCTTCTGAGGAAGATCCATGAATCCCCATAATGGGTGACTCTAAAATAACCTGTTTCCTTGCCTCAGGCAGCCTGCGGTGGATTTATGCCCTGAAGCATGATTACCCAGATTTTTTGCTTACATAACGAACTGTTAATACACTTATGAAATGCTATCCCTAATACTGTGGCCCATTAGTCCTGACAAGATGAGCGCTCCAGTGCtactctgaaaaattaaaatcaccaCGTTCAACCCATTTTAGTTTCTCTAATCCCCGCTGCGCTGGGGTCACTCCCTGCGCTGCCGCAGGACTGCACATAGAGCAGATGCATACCTTCTAGACACTGCCCTTTGAAATAAACTTTCTGTTCCAGTCGGAATTTTTCCATTTGTTCTGCTGAGGAAAAGTTTAACTCCCGAGACACTGCTTTgcatttcaggatttttttgggAACTCGAGCTGTGAAACAGATAAGAAGCATTATTTGGACACAGTAAAACAAACCCAGATGCTTCAGATGCTATTATAATACTCCGATTAATGATTAGTGCTAGTACAAGATCATAGTAGCAGGAGAAATACAAACACAGAGGACTTTGTTTTTACATTTGCAAGAGTGAAATCCAAGATTAACGTACCTTGCCCCAAGCCAAGAAAGAAACTTGTGACAGAACCAGGGATATAACACTGATCTCTCAGACTCCTGGTTCTTAGCTGTTTATTACTAAAACCCACAATTCTTCAAGTTGACATATGAGATctaactttattttttactttaggAAGTGTGCTGATGATCACAAGCAGTTGAAGGGCTGCTTAGTACACCAAGCGTGTTAGCCCTTCTCACTTCTCCTCTCCTTTCAGGCTGTGTGCATCCCCAGCAAACCACAAACGGCTGTTTCTCAGCCCAGCAGCACTGTTTCAACCATCTCACATAGCTCTGGGAAGTCATTCTGTAAAAGTATACAAAATGTCTGTTCCCCAAATGTTGGGACCCACAGGCAGTACCAAACTAGAGAGTTTAAGAGAGAGAGTAATTTGACAATCCAGGGTTTCTGGGCTCTTGCAAGGGATGAAACACTAACAGCAAGTGGCAAACTGTACCTGGTAGATAtttcataaagcttttttttaGAGGTGGAGGAGTAAAAGAAGGGACAGTTTGGGAGCACTTATTAACATGCTGAAAGGTCCTAATCAGGAGAATACGGGGGGGAGTCAATATACTAAAACTCTCCCAAGCCCGTTGTACTTCAGTGGTGTGATTATACATAATCCTTCCTGcgtaatacaaaatattttatgtaaatttattagaaataaaagaGGGGAGGGAATACAGCTGGCATGTGCTTTATGAGCCAAACTGTTCCTAAATGGAAAGCGTATCAAAACATCCATGAGCAGGCTGCTGTTTAATAAAAGGAAGTCTACAAAACCCCAGGCAAATCCATCTAATGAAGTTTAATGGAGTAGGACCTTGATAAGAAACCAATCTAGAGAGCTGGAGGGTTAGGGAATGTAAGCTACCATCCTATCCCATGGCGAAGTACACAGCCCACGGTTTGCttaaaagaagtaaaagagaaaatgaaaagtgtAAAGGAAGAGTTTTAAATGTAAAAGCTCTaattatttttagtcttttttttttttttttcagcatagaaATCTGCATGGCACCATCCTTTACTGCCCTCACAAGTACAGACTACAGCTTGTTGTGAATAAACATCCCTTTGCAGTTAAGTGCAAAATGACTTGTTAAAACTATTCTGCAATTTAGTAATTACATTTCTTTCATCCCCAAGACAGATGGCTGAGAATGTTTGCTTTAATATTgtaaaactataaaataaaaggttacttttcataaAAGTAAGACTGTGTAGTCTTTAAACATCTGATCTAAGAGATTTTAATTGATATTTATACCATCAAGCAGAAATTTTAAAGTTActtattttaaactaatttttcttttatacctctttttttccattaaaaatatagaagagaaagaagataGATTCTCATCAGTTAGGtccattttaaaacatgctgAAATGCAGGTAAGCATAGACTTTATCCTAAATTTACTACTGTTTTTTGTTAACTTGAGGATATACTATACCTGCACATTTATTTAAGCACTTACATAGCTAACATAGATTTAGTCAGATACTTAATTCTGATTAGAAAGTGATGAATGACACATTCTAATTTACTAAGCAAGGAATTTTGGGTCCAACTGCGTTTAGTTAGAAActgaaattcaattaaaatatCCATATCATGTTTTCACATAGTTTAATAAAACAACCTTAAATATTTGGGACATGTAAGAAAGCAAGCTATCTTAGCCAAACTTACATTTGAAACTACATCTTTTATTCGATAatgaaaggattatttttatttcctgaatgaaAGCTGGCTGGGGTGACTGTGAACAACACTGGGGATTCTACAAGTACTAGACCTCAGCAGCTTACTCCAAGATTTGCTTGTATATCAGAAGAAACCAAACTTTTTTCATATCCCATTTACCTCCCAGTTTTGAATGCACTGTCACTAAATTGAGCTGACTGGGTACACGAAAAAGCTCCTGCTCTCAAAAGCTGGTTTAAATGGTTAATTCCAGTTTCAGCTGCTAAGGCAGTGATTTTCCCTACTTTCAGCGGTTTAATGTTAAGACTTCAGCAGCAATCCAATTTAATCTGAGTGGTAATAGTAAGTTTAGGTAGTAATACAGTATCATGATTTGAAACTTAtgagttcattttttaaagaaacctgtACTTAAATCAAATAGTAGTcctgtttaaaaagcaaatagaagtcctgtttaaaagaaatatattttactctaCTATATATTTGATTCTTTGTTTGCTATGTCTAGACTGTGATTTGCCCTGAATGGCCacagaatacacacacacacaaaagtacTATATAATGACTTTGAGACACACGTGgccttaattttaaaacaattactcTAACTCCGTTTCTGTTGCAGGACTGTACCAGAATTGCATTTCCCCACACCTTCTTTTAATTCATAGTCAGATTATCCTCCTTTGTTGGACACCTCTCCCGTTTCTTAGACTATTTATTGAGAATAATCTATCcatctcagccttctcttcttgcTAAGCCATACAAGAATGGCTTTTTGCCTCTCTTCTCCTAAGGAGGACCATCATCCCATCCATAATCTTTTCAGTGGCTTCTCCTAATAGCTCTTCTCTGCACCTGTTCCAGTTTGCAGTCATCCATCTTCTAGATGGATGACTGAACTGCACACCAGATAAGGTCTTAACAATTCTTTGTACAATGGGCATTAATCTCATGCCAGAGTATGCTTTAATTAATTCCCCAAGCTCCTCTGATGGAGGTGAGGGTCCCTGTTTTATATGTGAGGAAAACCTGACACACAGCGAGGTGATATGATCTGCCAAAGTGAGAAAGATGGCAGGAGGGAAATGGGGCAACACAACAAACCCTCCTGAGACACAGCTCCAGCTGTCCTCTCTGCCCCAGAGCACACCTTTCTGCAGTTTGCACTGAACCATGGCAGTGCAACAGTCTGCTGAGACAGAGTGAAGAGGATTCAAAGACTAGCCATGCCTCCAAGGAGAAGATTTTGCAGCACAAAATCTGGGAAGACTGGGAATATTTCTGgctaattttcttctgctttctaaaGCCTGATTCCTCATTTCTCCTAGATTTCCTGTCACACAGTTATTTTAAGAAGGCAAAGAATCACTAACCAGCAGTTTAAGAAATTTAGTATTAAGCTCATTAATTACCATATTTCTTTTGAAGGTTGTATTTCAATTGCTTTCCTACAGTTGAATATGAAGATGCTGGAATGTTTTTCCTTTAATACAGGTATTTTGTATGATAGGCATGAGAAAATATCTGTTAAGGCCGATCGGCAGAATTGTTTGCTGTCAGACTGGTATGAAAATGGTAGTACAGGTTAGCAAGGCTGAAGGAGACAAAGCTTGGAAAATGCTCTTAGTAGTCACTAAGTCATAGCTTTGCTTTCCTCTAGCTCTGACCTGCATCCTCTATTCCTGGCATCAAGCCCCTCTTAAGCTGAGACAACCTACTACTGGTTCTATTAATGAACTCTTGTCATAAAGCAGATGAATGGTgaccggagggggggggggacaccaaATGAGAAGGCAACTCATTTCTCTTGTGCCTTAAGCTGGCTTTGAAACCAGGTATATTGCTGGAAGGCTACTGGACTCACGGTGTTTTGCCGCAGATCTTCTGTACATAATCTTGACAGAGAAGGATCTTTGTACACTGGTTGCCTCCTTCAGACACAACAGATTCTCCATTTTTTGGGAGATGTAAGTCCTAGTATTGACAGGCAGAATTCAGTCCTTGATGCTTAACCAAAAATACATCAATGTCACCAGCATAATTAAATGATTGAGTTCACTCCACTTACTGGAGATCTGCTATGGTACTCACATAATAGAAAAGCCTTCAGAATTAATTCAGTGAGGTCAGACTCTTCACAGACCTGAAGCAAAGCTCTTGGGAAGGAACGTTACCTGTCACAGTGCTTTGTCACAAATAGAGAAGAGTAAGGGACAGTGAAGACCTCTGCTACTCAGAAGTGGAAGGGCAACAGGCCTTCCTAGCAATGGTAGAGGGATCGGAAAGCAGAATAAGTGTGTCATGTATGCCATTTTAAAGCAGAGGTCAAATTTAGTACAGGAGAATATTAGGACAGTTGTGGCCAGGCAAAGTAGTAACTGTGTATGCTTCTTCCCCACTGGTTCTCCATCTGACCTCTACCTTGAGTAAACCCTGTTATTATACTGAGAAAAGTCAATATacttttatgcttttaattttgGAACCAATAATCAACCTAGCAAAGGTCAACCACTCTTATCCAAGCTGAGCTTCCTGTTTAGCATCATTTAACTTGTCCCCTTTGCCAGCCACTGATCCACTCCCACCCTTCTCCATGTGTCCCCAGGTTATTGTGGTGGAAGCCTCTGAAGGTGTGAAGTCACAGCCAGAACGTCTGTTCTCCAAAGCAGGAGTATGCTCGCAACTCTGGTGACTCAGACATGCAGCACCAGCC contains the following coding sequences:
- the PDE6D gene encoding retinal rod rhodopsin-sensitive cGMP 3',5'-cyclic phosphodiesterase subunit delta isoform X3; amino-acid sequence: MSATDERAKEILRGFKLNWMNLRDAETGKILWQGTEDLSVPGVEHEARVPKKILKCKAVSRELNFSSAEQMEKFRLEQKVYFKGQCLEEWFFEFGFVIPNSTNTWQSLIEAAPESQMMPANVLTGNVIIETKFYDDDLLVSTSRVRLFYV
- the PDE6D gene encoding retinal rod rhodopsin-sensitive cGMP 3',5'-cyclic phosphodiesterase subunit delta isoform X5 codes for the protein MNLRDAETGKILWQGTEDLSVPGVEHEARVPKKILKCKAVSRELNFSSAEQMEKFRLEQKVYFKGQCLEEWFFEFGFVIPNSTNTWQSLIEAAPESQMMPANVLTGNVIIETKFYDDDLLVSTSRVRLFYV
- the PDE6D gene encoding retinal rod rhodopsin-sensitive cGMP 3',5'-cyclic phosphodiesterase subunit delta isoform X4 — encoded protein: MENLLCLKEATSVQRSFSVKIMYRRSAAKHPRVPKKILKCKAVSRELNFSSAEQMEKFRLEQKVYFKGQCLEEWFFEFGFVIPNSTNTWQSLIEAAPESQMMPANVLTGNVIIETKFYDDDLLVSTSRVRLFYV